A genomic segment from Amphiura filiformis chromosome 10, Afil_fr2py, whole genome shotgun sequence encodes:
- the LOC140162319 gene encoding uncharacterized protein, translating into MDLAIAQKYQLPVELVWFNRQNYEAEVVISSRICDSDDDSHTGGLGDLPRDHCSSHGSGVSPPRQEYELEITLNSSENLQVEILSDNLLHLEVETQSRSERDADRTRVFSVNGTTEGETNHNMDSSISSSQIWLALHQHSLRHQHSIPRGCHNRQASQGTISRYSSTGQRSQ; encoded by the exons atGGATCTTGCAATCGCTCAAAAATACCAGCTTCCAGTAGAATTAGTTTGGTTTAATCGTCAGAATTACGAAGCAGAAGTTGTTATTTCGTCTCGAATCTGCGATTCAGATGATGATTCGCATACAGGTGGACTAGGAGATCTTCCCCGCGATCACtgcagtagtcatggtagtggcgTGTCGCCTCCTAGGCAAGAATACGAACTTGAAATAACTTTGAATTCGAGTGAGAATCTGCAAGTGGAAATTTTGTCAGATAATTTGTTGCATTTGGAGGTTGAGACTCAATCCAGGAGTGAACGAG ATGCCGACAGAACAAGGGTATTTTCAGTGAATGGAACCACAGAAGGTGAAACCAATCACAACATGGATAGCAGTATTTCAAGCAGTCAG ATTTGGCTTGCACTGCATCAACATTCTCTTCGACATCAGCATTCTATACCTAGGGGGTGTCACAACAGACAAGCTTCACAAGGAACTATTAGTAGGTACTCTtcaacaggtcaaaggtcacagtga